The DNA window gttttggttgataaagcctggctgttatcttGGAGCTCTGCAGGCGGCCTCTGTGTGACGCAATAGCAGCAAGAACGGATTGTCTCAAACTGTCTGCAGCGTCCCCCCTAACAGCTGGGCTCCAGAAAGCTGGTTGTACATGATCAGATTTCAGTGCTCTTTAACCTGCTCGGTTGCAGCCTGGAGCTTCCTTGTCCTGGTGGATCGGCAAAGCTAAGTNNNNNNNNNNNNNNNNNNNNCACGTGTCATCAgatagtttaaatgtgctgttacagtttgtgttcatcagtACCTGTGACAGTCAGAGTTGTACCAGGTAAACTACTCCTCCATTCAAAGCTTCCTGCTGTGAATTTGAAGTgatactcagctgagtcgctctctctcaggtcagtgattctcagagtggagcgtcctctctctgtttcaaggACCTGAACACGACCTGCATACTGGGAGTCTTCACTAAGGTCCTCAGGCTGTGAGGGATTCTGCCACTGAAGACTACGTTCAGGACTGAACCAGAATTTAGATCTGATATCTGTGTCATAACTGTTGTAAGTACAAGAAATGTCCACTGATGAGCCTTTGACAGcacagatgcttctgtcagtGTAAGTCACTCTGTTGCATGAATGACCATGGCCacctgaaaatgaaatatttttgatgATTATTAAAACTATAGTCTTTACTGCAGTAATTCACAGCTGGTTGTATTGCTGTGGATGAGTTTGCTTCTTTTAAAAGATACATGAAGTCATGATAAAGAACATCAGCTAAAATGTTCAAAACAGCGTCACATTATTAGAAGATTGTGAAGtgaactcacacactgatggagaAGAAAAATCCTCATGTCCTTTAAGGGCACAGGAATAGCTGTCTGCAGGATAAAAGTAGTCTGAATAAGAAGGTGCTTCTTCCTTAATTTTCTGCCCATTCTTGTACCAGATGTAGGAGGTTTGATCACGTAGACGACAGCTGCTGAGACACTTAAGCTGTGACCATGTACATGTTTCAATCTTGCATGACTCTGAGCTGCTCACCTGCACCTGGAAACCTGTATctgtaaagaaacaacaatataattttAGATTGAGCTTTCATTTTACACACATGATAAAAGGCATACAGAATTCACTGTAGTGTTTCCCAAACGTTGAGCATTTGGAGCTAACTTACATGGTCTCCAACAAAAATGTTACCTCTGACAGACAAAGTGACTCCAGGTGAACCAGTAAATCTTCCACCTGGCTGGTTTGTTATGAACCTGAACttgtactcagctgagtcgctctctctcaggtctgtgattctcagagtgcagatgttgtcAGAACAACTGTACTGCAAACGACCTGCGTATCTTGAGTCTGTTCTCAGATCCACAGGTTCTTTATCTTGCAGTTTAGTAAACCATAATGTTTCCTCAACTTTAGTATCACGGCCATTTATTCTGGATGGGTATGTGAGGGTGCAGCTTATTTCCACTGTTGATCCTTTTAAGGCACAGATCTGAGTAGAGGTGTAAGTCACTCCCCAGCCATTCTGACCCTgtatcactgtaacacagagcacatcagaaaCTACAGTCAGACTCAACAACATCAGGAGACAGACTTGAATGTGTGGAGATGGTTTCAGAAAGGTAACCATGACCAGCAAAGCCCAGAATCTTATTTATTGCAGTCACTGTCACAAAGAGTTCTTCATGATTCACCTTTTAAAAGCTTGATCATTTTGAGTTAAATagatgtttttcacagcagacattttggctgCTCATATCAGGAAAAGCACAGGGGGTAATTGATATTACACCTGTACAGAAGAGGATTAGGACCACATGTGAAAAATGAGAGGTTCTTTCTCAGTCTGCATTCATGTCTcgtgttcttgtgaaacgtcatctttTGTGGCTCAAGTACTGTTCCTATCCACAAGTTCACATTTCGCCAAGAACGGTTGAAATTCCCAGAAGTGTTCGATATGCCCATTTTACCAAGAATGCATtagttgctgctgttgctttattattataacattacagtGTTAGCGTACAGTAGTAGTTAcagtacttgctttttatttgcttttattatattaattattgttTATGCACTAATATACCAAAAGAAATTCCTTGTAAGTTAAAACCTACTGGGCAATAAACCCGGTTctgagcttattgttttggttgataaagcctggctgttatcttGGAGCTCTGCAGGCGGCCTCTGTGTGACGCAATAGCAGCAAGAACGGATTGTCTCAAACTGTCCGCAGCGTCCCCCCTAACAGCTGGGCCCCAGAAAGCTGGTTGTACATGATCAGATTTCAGTGCTCTTTAACCTGCTCGGTTGCAGCCTGGAGCTTCCTTGTCCTGGTGGATCGGCAAAGCTAAGTCTTCCTTCTTATAACTCTCGTGGCTACTCTATCCTCCTGCCCAGCTATAGGCAGGACTTTACCTTCTGCCCCCATGTGAACTgaacacaccgacacacacctACCCCATTATTCCCCTCTCAATGGAACTCAATTAATCTGGACTaaccacacacacctacacactcaCCTCTCTCACACCAGAACTCAAGGAACTGAACTGGACTGCTACCTTTTGAGTTCAATGGACTTAACTGCCTGATTtcccctgaaacacacacacacatctgaacacacacatctacacacgCCACTcaacttcctcctcctcaagTTGGAGGACTTGTCAGTTTTCTTTATCATTTGAATTGTGGACAGTTAATTTTGGGGATATGTATGATGTATTCTGAAAAGTTCTTTTATTGCTTTAAGGGAATTGTAAGATTTTGTGTTTGCGTACTAAACTTATGGTGAATTATTTTTTGACTTTgaatacaatataatttattggGAGTGATTGAATTGGTGTTTGGTGGCT is part of the Micropterus dolomieu isolate WLL.071019.BEF.003 ecotype Adirondacks unplaced genomic scaffold, ASM2129224v1 contig_14891, whole genome shotgun sequence genome and encodes:
- the LOC123967038 gene encoding uncharacterized protein LOC123967038 produces the protein MLLSLTVVSDVLCVTVIQGQNGWGVTYTSTQICALKGSTVEISCTLTYPSRINGRDTKVEETLWFTKLQDKEPVDLRTDSRYAGRLQYSCSDNICTLRITDLRESDSAEYKFRFITNQPGGRFTGSPGVTLSVRDTGFQVQVSSSESCKIETCTWSQLKCLSSCRLRDQTSYIWYKNGQKIKEEAPSYSDYFYPADSYSCALKGHEDFSSPSVCGHGHSCNRVTYTDRSICAVKGSSVDISCTYNSYDTDIRSKFWFSPERSLQWQNPSQPEDLSEDSQYAGRVQVLETERGRSTLRITDLRESDSAEYHFKFTAGSFEWRSSLPGTTLTVTGTDEHKL